One stretch of Alkalinema sp. FACHB-956 DNA includes these proteins:
- the hypB gene encoding hydrogenase nickel incorporation protein HypB, producing MHQTFDAALGINLLHANQAGANHNREHFDEWGITCLNIMSSPGAGKTALLEKTLATLSEELKIAVIEGDMTTELDADRLRQYNVPVIAINTGRSCHLDSKMVAGGLHQFVHNYNPEEFDLVLVENVGNLVCPAEFEVGEHGKVALLSVTEGEDKPLKYPVMFQEADCLLITKLDLAPYVDVNIDQIIANVRQMNPTVTIIPVSAKTGEGLDQWFDWVRQCQRSHAQSLSQSLPSQPSHAHSDSHSHSHVHAHAHSAVLEQV from the coding sequence ATGCACCAAACCTTTGACGCCGCCTTGGGAATTAACCTGCTCCACGCCAACCAAGCGGGAGCCAACCACAACCGTGAACATTTTGATGAATGGGGGATTACTTGCCTCAACATCATGAGCAGTCCCGGTGCAGGTAAAACCGCATTACTAGAAAAAACCCTGGCTACGCTGTCGGAAGAACTCAAAATCGCGGTGATTGAAGGCGATATGACGACGGAGTTAGACGCCGATCGCCTGCGCCAGTACAACGTTCCCGTGATTGCCATTAACACGGGGCGTTCCTGCCATCTGGATTCCAAAATGGTGGCTGGCGGCCTGCACCAATTCGTCCATAATTACAATCCGGAAGAATTTGATTTAGTGCTGGTGGAAAATGTTGGCAACTTGGTTTGTCCCGCTGAGTTTGAAGTGGGGGAACATGGCAAGGTTGCCCTGCTCAGCGTCACCGAGGGCGAGGATAAGCCGCTGAAATATCCAGTGATGTTCCAGGAAGCGGATTGCTTACTGATCACCAAACTGGATCTCGCCCCCTATGTCGATGTCAATATTGACCAAATCATTGCCAATGTCCGGCAAATGAATCCAACTGTAACGATTATTCCCGTCTCTGCGAAAACGGGGGAAGGGCTAGATCAGTGGTTTGATTGGGTGCGCCAATGCCAGCGATCGCACGCTCAGTCATTATCCCAGTCGTTACCCTCACAACCATCCCATGCTCATTCCGATTCGCACTCCCATTCCCATGTCCATGCCCACGCTCATTCAGCCGTTTTAGAGCAGGTGTAA
- the hypA gene encoding hydrogenase maturation nickel metallochaperone HypA produces MHETDMTRALLNTISDWWDAQPDRPVIEKIHLIVGQFTCVEPVSLQFAFEVQTRDTFLQGAELVIQETPLIAYCHACQQEYRPEYGLQYACPTCHAPMEDIRSGRELKIDRIEYSPQPATR; encoded by the coding sequence ATGCACGAAACTGACATGACACGGGCACTGCTCAATACGATCAGCGACTGGTGGGACGCCCAACCCGATCGCCCGGTGATTGAAAAAATCCACCTCATCGTGGGGCAGTTTACCTGTGTCGAGCCGGTCAGTTTGCAGTTTGCCTTCGAGGTACAAACCCGCGATACCTTTCTGCAAGGAGCCGAACTGGTGATCCAGGAGACGCCCCTGATTGCCTACTGCCATGCCTGTCAGCAGGAATATCGTCCGGAGTACGGTCTTCAGTACGCCTGCCCCACCTGCCACGCCCCCATGGAAGACATCCGTTCTGGCCGAGAACTGAAGATCGATCGAATTGAATACAGCCCCCAACCTGCAACACGTTGA
- a CDS encoding agmatinase family protein has product MSDNPLFQTPGQPPRQNGREASHGLEREAQLPLTGWQQEVSQGLEYGLEAADSIRDRTISTFSRGELPHFAGINTFLKAPYLEDVRKVGEYDVAIVGVPHDSGTTYRPGTRFGPQGIRRISALYTPYNFEFGVDLREQITLCDVGDIFTIPANNEKSFDQISKGIAHIFSSGAFPIILGGDHSIGFPTVRGVCRHLGDKKVGIIHFDRHVDTQETDLDERMHTCPWFHATNMANAPAKNLVQLGIGGWQVPRQGVKVCRERSTNILTVTDITEIGIDAAAEFALERALDGTDCVYISFDIDCIDAGFVPGTGWPEPGGLLPREALALLGKIIQRAPVCGLEIVEVSPPYDISDMTSLMATRVICDAMAHLVLSGQLPRKEKPAYIHPEANMAVDQAWS; this is encoded by the coding sequence ATGAGCGACAATCCACTCTTTCAAACCCCGGGTCAGCCTCCTAGGCAGAATGGTCGAGAAGCCAGTCACGGGTTAGAACGAGAAGCCCAACTGCCATTAACGGGTTGGCAGCAGGAAGTCTCCCAAGGGCTGGAATACGGCCTCGAAGCCGCCGATAGCATTCGCGATCGCACCATTTCCACCTTTTCGCGCGGAGAACTGCCCCACTTCGCGGGAATTAACACCTTCCTCAAAGCGCCCTATTTAGAAGATGTGCGCAAGGTGGGCGAGTACGATGTGGCGATCGTTGGCGTTCCCCACGACTCCGGTACCACCTACCGTCCCGGCACCCGCTTCGGCCCCCAAGGGATTCGCCGCATTTCCGCTCTTTACACCCCCTATAACTTTGAATTCGGGGTTGATTTACGGGAACAGATCACCCTCTGCGACGTGGGCGACATTTTTACCATTCCCGCTAACAACGAAAAATCCTTCGATCAAATTTCCAAAGGCATTGCCCATATCTTTAGTTCCGGTGCTTTCCCAATCATTCTCGGCGGTGATCACTCGATCGGGTTTCCCACCGTGCGGGGGGTGTGCCGTCACCTCGGCGATAAGAAAGTCGGCATCATCCACTTCGATCGCCACGTAGACACCCAGGAAACGGATTTGGATGAACGGATGCACACCTGTCCCTGGTTCCACGCCACGAACATGGCCAATGCTCCGGCGAAAAATCTAGTGCAACTGGGCATTGGTGGTTGGCAGGTTCCCCGCCAGGGTGTGAAGGTGTGCCGCGAGCGATCGACCAACATCCTAACGGTAACGGACATTACCGAAATCGGGATTGATGCGGCGGCAGAATTTGCCCTAGAGCGCGCCTTAGATGGAACCGATTGTGTCTACATCAGCTTTGACATTGACTGCATTGATGCTGGATTTGTCCCCGGAACCGGCTGGCCGGAACCCGGTGGGCTGCTCCCCCGCGAAGCCCTGGCGCTGCTGGGCAAAATCATCCAGCGAGCCCCCGTTTGTGGCTTGGAAATTGTGGAAGTTTCTCCCCCCTACGACATCAGCGACATGACTTCTTTGATGGCGACTCGCGTGATCTGCGATGCCATGGCTCACTTAGTGCTCTCTGGTCAACTGCCCCGCAAGGAAAAACCCGCCTACATCCACCCCGAAGCCAACATGGCGGTTGATCAAGCTTGGAGCTAA
- a CDS encoding glycosyltransferase family 39 protein produces MAQSTSKQLAFPLTQHPRLVALRPYLLLLLWVLPLLLLQSGQQSLMAHDEGIYAAQAKHILETGNWLLPKWGNDLSFDRTIGIQWLIAGCYRLLGMTETAVRLPSTIAFIGTTLLLYRIGTRLLTPFMASLGAAIFVVTPLALQYAKLGTQDSVLVFIEVLAIWAMLEAEPAITPTSETTPSVDRSVEISTNLSSTNLSTVTEPSQSSSPQTSGNSPWLLLTGAAFGWGFLIKGFMIIPATISLLPYLIGANRNHRHLSNPWLYGGFILGLIPVVSWLGITYANYGGWIFEQLFGKLFHLKQQTYQGAGPLYYFWNIPANGFPWVFFGLIGIALSVVNNTYKTLLNHRWLLLVGFPVTLFVELNLFGTKTQYYPLQLFPWIAIFAAIALNHFVAHYLHDRRSQLLGYLSRAFWGLGLILLLLSVTVLAGVIRLEVDHIQTIATATAILGLGWLFPWLVWQRRSITQQATLVKHWLASVLLAPWLALSFIFATGLWGNYEASLKSFLEQPNVAQILQQQTINFVANEEPLSRRDRKRYLLLSVYTPQVGQHSPEIAALGPTAFAWLDPNQPLPNGTQVLATYEGWKLVQRSDNL; encoded by the coding sequence ATGGCTCAGAGCACCTCAAAACAATTGGCCTTCCCCCTCACCCAACACCCTAGATTGGTTGCCCTTCGCCCCTACCTACTGCTGCTGCTCTGGGTTCTCCCCCTCCTCCTCCTCCAAAGTGGCCAACAAAGCCTCATGGCCCATGATGAAGGGATTTACGCCGCCCAAGCTAAGCACATTTTAGAGACTGGAAATTGGCTCCTGCCTAAATGGGGCAATGACCTGAGCTTCGATCGCACGATCGGGATTCAATGGCTCATCGCTGGCTGTTATCGCCTCTTGGGGATGACGGAAACGGCGGTTCGATTGCCCAGCACGATCGCCTTTATTGGAACCACCTTACTTCTCTATCGCATTGGGACTCGGTTACTAACACCATTCATGGCCAGCTTAGGGGCGGCCATTTTTGTCGTGACACCGCTTGCATTGCAATATGCCAAACTAGGTACTCAAGACAGCGTTTTAGTTTTTATTGAAGTGCTGGCAATCTGGGCCATGTTGGAAGCTGAGCCTGCAATTACACCAACTAGTGAGACTACACCATCCGTCGATCGATCGGTAGAAATCTCCACAAACCTCTCCTCCACAAATCTCTCAACTGTTACAGAACCGTCCCAATCCTCCTCGCCCCAAACTTCGGGAAACTCACCCTGGTTGTTACTGACCGGAGCTGCGTTTGGATGGGGCTTTCTGATTAAGGGCTTTATGATTATTCCCGCCACGATCTCGCTGTTACCTTACCTGATCGGAGCCAATCGCAACCATCGTCATTTATCCAATCCTTGGCTTTATGGGGGCTTTATTCTAGGGTTAATCCCCGTTGTCAGTTGGCTGGGTATAACCTATGCGAATTATGGTGGTTGGATTTTTGAGCAACTGTTTGGCAAGCTTTTCCATCTAAAACAGCAAACTTACCAAGGTGCAGGCCCCCTTTATTATTTTTGGAATATTCCTGCTAATGGCTTTCCCTGGGTCTTTTTTGGACTCATCGGCATTGCCCTAAGTGTTGTCAATAATACTTATAAAACCTTACTGAACCATCGCTGGCTGTTACTCGTAGGATTTCCTGTAACGCTCTTTGTAGAACTCAATCTCTTTGGGACTAAAACCCAATACTATCCCCTACAACTCTTTCCTTGGATTGCAATATTTGCCGCGATCGCTCTCAATCACTTTGTCGCCCACTATTTACACGATCGCCGATCGCAACTTCTCGGCTACCTCAGTCGTGCCTTCTGGGGATTGGGCCTTATTCTGCTGCTGCTCAGTGTAACGGTTTTAGCAGGGGTGATCAGGCTAGAAGTTGACCATATTCAAACGATCGCCACGGCTACCGCCATCCTGGGGCTAGGGTGGCTGTTTCCCTGGCTCGTCTGGCAGCGCCGATCGATCACCCAGCAGGCTACCTTGGTCAAACATTGGCTGGCTAGTGTTCTCCTGGCTCCTTGGCTAGCCCTGTCTTTCATCTTTGCAACAGGACTCTGGGGCAACTATGAAGCTAGTCTGAAATCTTTTTTGGAGCAACCTAATGTCGCACAAATTCTCCAGCAGCAAACCATTAATTTTGTCGCTAATGAGGAGCCGCTGAGTCGGCGCGATCGGAAACGCTATCTCCTGCTCAGTGTCTACACCCCCCAAGTCGGCCAACACAGCCCAGAAATTGCAGCCCTTGGGCCAACGGCATTTGCATGGCTCGATCCCAACCAACCCCTTCCTAACGGCACCCAAGTGCTAGCCACCTATGAAGGCTGGAAACTGGTCCAGAGATCGGACAATCTGTAA